In the genome of Acaryochloris thomasi RCC1774, the window ACGCCAACGCGTCTCAAGATTGGTGCGCAAGACACTGTCATTCTCCAAAAAGCTAGAGAATCATATCGGTGCTATTTGGTACTTTATTCACCATTACAATCAATCCTTACCTATTTAGGACTACCCAGATATTGATTGGTAAGACAGTCTGTATCTTTAATTCACGGTACTGCAGTGCAGGAGTCATGCTGCTTCAAATCAGCATCTGTACTCCAGAACCTTCAGTGGGGCAAAATTGCAGCTTTGATTGTTTTGCGATCGCGCATATCAAAAAACGCCTGTTCTAGGTTTTTCAGCGGCTGCTGATCGGTAATTAACTGGTCAAACGGAAGCTTCTGACTCGCCAACAGCGCCAACGACTCTCGGACAAAGTGAGGCGTATTGTGAAACACCCCTTTAAGCGTTAGCTCGCTGTAGTGGAGTAGCCCCGTATCGACAGAGATTTTTGTGGCTTTGGGACAGCCGCCGAACAGGTTGACCGTGGCTCCCGGTCGGGCAGATGCGATCGCATCCTCCCAGACGGCAGGCACCCCCGTCGCCTCGACCACGATATCGGCCCCTCGTCCTGCCGTTAAGTCTCGCACCTGCTCCGGCAAGCTTGAGACTTGATGATGATTGAAAATCTGAGCTGCTCCCAACTTTTTCCCTAACTCTAGGCGCTGATCTGATCCACCAAACAACAGCACCTCAGCCCCTTGATGCGCCAAAACACCCACAAACATCAAACCGATGGCCCCATCGCCAATCACCGCAATCTGTGGCGGCGTGATCCACTCTGAGCGGGGTCGCAGACCCGAGCGGGCCGCGCCGTGTAGAACACAGGCCAGAGGTTCTGTAAGTGACGCCAGCGCATCGGGCATTCCGTCTGGAATCAAGAGTAAATTATGCTGCACAATCGGAGCCGGGATTTTTTGATACTGGGCAAACGTGCCGTTATTGAAGGTCAAATCAGTACACAGCGAATATTCCTGACGCTGGCAATACCAACACGCCATGCAAGGAGCAGAGTTATTCGCAATCACGCGATCGCCCACCTTCCAAGCCGAGACGCCTTCACCAACGGCCACGATGTGACCGGCAGCTTCGTGGCCAAAGAGCGTCGGAGGCCGCAGCATTTTGGCATGGCCACCCCGCCGCCATACCTTGAGATCTGTACCGCAGGTGGTGGCAACATCGATTTGAAGAATCACTTCGCCAGAATCAGGCGTTGGATCGGTGCAGGTTTCTAACCGTAAATCTTCCTGGCCGTGGAGAACTGCAGCTAGCACTTTTTATCCTCTTATCTGTCCCATAATAGTAGCGGCTTTCTATCCGACGGCTCAGCCGATGTTAAAAGAAACGTTTTATAGTGAAAATGCTCCGACCCTATGCTTTTGCCCGTCTAATCATTGATATATGGACATTGATCACGCTCACTTCTACGTGCATGACGCTGAGCGCTCCCGCGATTGGTTTGTACGCACAATGGGATTCAGGGCAATCGGGCAACAGCAGGATTTAAAGACACAGACTGAAATTTTACAAACGGGAGCAGTCACGATTCGAGTGTCGTCTCCCCGAACGTCATCAAGCCCTGTGGCAGCTTATTTAAAACAGCATCCCCCCGGCGTCGCAGATCTAGCCTTTCGAGTGACAGATCTTGAGGCATTGCTGGAGCGGGTGAAGCGTCACCGAGTCTCTCTACTTTCATCATCACCCTCAGATCGGCATCAGGTCACCATTCAAGGCTGGGGAAATCTCCGGCATACGCTCGTTCAGTCTCAAGCAAAGGCATCGTCTGCTTCAACGACTTCAGAAGCCATTGATTCACCGGTCGACAATGGCCCCACCTTGCTCAAGATTGATCACGCAGTACTAAATGTCGAGCGCGATCAGCTCCAGGATGCTATTGGTTGGTATCAGGCGGTGCTGGGATTTGAAGCCCGAGACTATTTTAATATTCAGACGGAGCGGTCGGCACTCTGTAGTCAGGTGTTAGTGCATCCTGAGGGCACAGCCCAGTTTCCGATTAACGAACCGGCCTCGATGCGATCGCAAATCCAAGAATTCCTGGACTGCAACCACGGACCTGGAATTCAACATATTGCTTTAAGCACCGTCAACATTACCCAAACCGTTAGGCAGCTGCGTCAGCGGGGCCTCAGCTTTTTAGAAATTCCACCGAGCTACTATGCACAACTGCGGCAGCAGGCGTCATCAATGCTAGAGCTAGAGGCTATCGAAGAACAGCGAATATTAGTAGAACTACAGCAACCCTCTCAAGCGCTGCTACAAACCTTTACTCAACCCATCTTTGCGCAACCCACCTTTTTCTTTGAAGTGATCGAGCGTCGACTTCGAGCACGGGGCTTTGGGGAACGAAATTTTACAGCACTATTTGAGGCCATTGAGCGAGAACAACTGAAGCGAGGGACGCTTGTTTAAAACCCTAGAAGGGTTCACATGCCTACCTCTAGCTTTTACCCTCCTCAGGACAAGCGTTTAAGAACCGTTGGGGAACTTCCGGGTGCCTGAGTGTCTTCTCAGACTCAATTCAGTCATCTTCTATATAGGGTTTAGATGTCGTTCAGGTTGGCCTGTCACTCTAAAAACTGTAAGCAGTAATACAAAAATAGATGTTAACTGCATCACCCCTCACAAGGAGAAAAATGGTATGGCTAACAAAGTAATTTTAGGTGCCCTTGCTGTTATCCCTGGTGCTTTAGCCCTCGGCAGCGTATTGAATCTGACCACACCTGCTCATGCTTTTGAGCTTGAGCATTCCCAGGATGGAGCGGGTCAAATTGTGAAGACTCGAAAGTCTGAAGCGCCTGCAGCCCAGTTAGCCCGTCAAACTGAGACTCGACGCTCTACGATTTTTGTCAGAGGCCACCACGGTGCTCAGAAGATTGTGACCGAAGAAGGGGTCGGTGGCTCTAGTGGAGAATACAAGGGATTTCCTAAACTAGAGCAACGTGGCTCTCATGGTGGTTACCGCCTTGTGAATGACTAAAAAGAAGGGCAGCTACCCAGTAAAGCCGAAGTCAACGTAGTAAGTAGATAGGCTTAATTGAATTGAAGATTCCTGATTAAATTCAATATCGTTGCATTG includes:
- a CDS encoding zinc-dependent alcohol dehydrogenase; the encoded protein is MLAAVLHGQEDLRLETCTDPTPDSGEVILQIDVATTCGTDLKVWRRGGHAKMLRPPTLFGHEAAGHIVAVGEGVSAWKVGDRVIANNSAPCMACWYCQRQEYSLCTDLTFNNGTFAQYQKIPAPIVQHNLLLIPDGMPDALASLTEPLACVLHGAARSGLRPRSEWITPPQIAVIGDGAIGLMFVGVLAHQGAEVLLFGGSDQRLELGKKLGAAQIFNHHQVSSLPEQVRDLTAGRGADIVVEATGVPAVWEDAIASARPGATVNLFGGCPKATKISVDTGLLHYSELTLKGVFHNTPHFVRESLALLASQKLPFDQLITDQQPLKNLEQAFFDMRDRKTIKAAILPH
- the hppD gene encoding 4-hydroxyphenylpyruvate dioxygenase, producing the protein MDIDHAHFYVHDAERSRDWFVRTMGFRAIGQQQDLKTQTEILQTGAVTIRVSSPRTSSSPVAAYLKQHPPGVADLAFRVTDLEALLERVKRHRVSLLSSSPSDRHQVTIQGWGNLRHTLVQSQAKASSASTTSEAIDSPVDNGPTLLKIDHAVLNVERDQLQDAIGWYQAVLGFEARDYFNIQTERSALCSQVLVHPEGTAQFPINEPASMRSQIQEFLDCNHGPGIQHIALSTVNITQTVRQLRQRGLSFLEIPPSYYAQLRQQASSMLELEAIEEQRILVELQQPSQALLQTFTQPIFAQPTFFFEVIERRLRARGFGERNFTALFEAIEREQLKRGTLV